The region AATGCAGTATTTCAACATGCTAGCAGTCAAAGACACATTTGGTAGTAATATTAGACGAGGCAAACTCAAGCAGGCAAGTCCTGCCTTAGCTTAGGAATTTGGACAGTTTTCCCCTGATATGGCACAGGAAACATCTGGCTACACGCCAAATACCAATGCAGAAATACCAGGAAGAAAGTTTTCACTAGGTCAGTGCTCGGACTGTTGTCCTTTTCATTGTAGGCTCTCTTATGAACAAATCTCTCATTCCTAGTGCTACCCTGGATGCGGCAGGTGAGGAAGCTACACACAAGCACACTAAGATGGCTGACTCAGCTCCTGCTGGCTCTGGAGAGGTGGGTAAAAGAATCACAGTGAGAACCTGAGACGCAGAGACCAGAAAGACTTTGCTGGTCTGAGaaatcaaatgttttctttttttctggaggaTGGGGAGCCCAACCCAAGCCTGTTTTATGTggtaaaaagcagaatttcttttttccgCTTCCACATGTGCAGCACACAGTCTCCCTGGGTAGTTCCAATCTACTGGCAAGTTGTTCTGTGACAGCTGGCACTGTTGCACAATGATCCTGTCAGTCCTGCACACTGCAAGGTTTTGGCCCAGCACAGCATGAGGAACTGAAGGGAGGAGCAGTGATATTTGGCTATGAGCCATTGTAATGACCAACTTAACATGAAATTTCTGAATGCTGCAGCAAGGTGTTTACTCCTTGGTTAATTGTGCCAACAGGATGAAAAGAACTTTGCTTCTCCACTTGGAGATGCAATACCTTTTGAAATTAGTAATCAGAACAGCATCTCTAAATCAAGTGAACTGGTAATTACTACACCATAGTAAGTTTATGAGATTATGTATTTCAACAGACACAGGGCTGAAAGTCCTCTGCCACAGAGGCAGCTCTGCACAAAATCCAGCTGTGTGTTATGAATCAAATGGTTTCTAGCCTGTACAGTGCAGATGTGCTGCTGTGTACATTACAACTATAGTGCCACACACTGCAAAACCTGCCATTGTCCTGAGCACAGATCTAGCACCTCTAAAATTCAAAGTCAGACAGTGTAACATTTAGCCAGAGCTCGTTTCAACTCTGTCACAGGGCATTTCACCTGTGAAGTTCTCATCTTTCAGCAGtacctcaaaaaaaaacaaaccaaaccaaacccccaaTTCACCAACAGTTAAGCCTTGCTGTGTAAGCATTCTAGAGGCATGGCACAGCTAGAAGCATGAGCTGCATTACGTACCTTGAAACTTCTTTTTGATTGCATCCTTGGAGCTTGCATAGATCATCTTACTTTTGAGAGGCGCTTGTTCTGGTGCCCTAGTGGGATACACCAAAAAAAGATTGCAATTAGTGACACTATCCAACATAGACAAAAGCACTGTCCTACTGATCATGAACAAGTGAAACATCACATGGCTCAGAATACAGGCATCTGGCTGTCCTGCTCACTTTAAGCCTGCCATCTTGCCAGCTTGGACAATACAAATGCTCAGAGACCTCACCCACAGTGCTTGGAGTACCTGTTAGGAATGAGCGAGCTGTGAAGATGGCTTACCACAAGAAAAACATCAGCTCTTCTTTTTTGGATTCCTTGGTCTCGAAGCTTGCATCATACAAGGCATAACGGCAATCCTTCTCAGGAAGCATCTGCACAAAGTGCTTGAAAGGGTCGGTAACTGTCACACCGACATCTCCCACAAGAATCTCTTTGCCTTCTTCCACAATAATGCACTTTTTGTCTGGACTGAGGCAGAAGATGACagccttcttcctcttcttaaTTTCCTCAGGTGTAGAGCACTTCCGCACTTTCATGTCATAGAAGATACGGCATACCTCATCAGCAACTTGTACTCCAGATGCCTGCAAAAACAAGAGCAAAGACCTTTAGGGCTACCACCGCAAATTTTCACAACTACATTGCTGCACTGCCTTAAATCCAAGTCTAGAAGACAATCAATACTGGCAACAGCTACCAGTGGCCTGAGAGTCTCATCAGAAAAGGCTGCCTGCCCTCTTTTTCCAGGCCAAGTAAAGAATCAGGAGTCTTGATGCTGCCCACAACCAGCTGCCAAACCAAAACTATTTCAAAGGCAGCACAATCCTACTTACATTATAACATTGTTTTGAGGTGGTTTCACATGCATGTCCACCCCTTGTCCTCCAAGACTCAGTTGCGGCAGATCCTTTGGCATTACAGCAGCTTAATTTTGTTACCCACTTCAGGCTGCCTAGACAATTAAGTCCAGAAGCATCTTCTGTTCAAGGTTTCCTTGCCATTTTTAGCATGCTTGCCAGCAGATTCAGGAACAGAGATAAAACTTGCCATATGGATTTGGTTTAGCGATCAAGAGAGATGTAGTGGTGTACTAGGACTGTGGTGGTACAATTTTTAGCTGAACAAGTCAACTTCCAGAAGTTGCTCTGAATTCTGTGTTTTAAAGGGAGAACTTGCAAGTCTAACAGTTAAAGCGTCTACTTCCCAGCAGTTCCTCCACCAGCTTTTAAAGTAAGCTGTCTACCTTTTCAACTCCCCCCGCCTCAAGTTTGATAGGAAATTTTAGTTACATAGTGGGATCCCCCTGTGCTAGCAGATGCAACATTAACAATCTAATGTTAAAGGCAGCTTCATAGAATAAAGAAGACAAGACCTAGCAAGAACTACAAGAAGCTGAACTGCATTTTCAgtctgctgctttattttttgggaatgatacaaaaaaaaaaaaaaagcaggataGAACCATTTGTATCTGAGTTTTTGTTCTGAGAGTGCAGCAATGTTTGAGAGCTTCAAAGCAGCTGTGCAATAGCAAATACTGCAAATATGAGAAGCCATACAAGCCAGCGGACATTATGGGAAGGACATCATGGTCAGAGCAGGAAAGACCAAATTGAAGCCTGTCCAATACTCATCTATTCATTCAAAATGCTGCATGCAATGTAAACAGCCAGATTCCTTTCTAAAACTGTTTCTTCCCCTGCTAGCCTTTGGTCTTCCAAATTCAAATGACATTATCCTCAGATAAGAGAATTCATATCTCAGAAGGGAAAATTGCTCTCCTCCCTCAGTGTAAACTGCCAAACGTCACTGTTACGAGCATAGTCAGCAGTACTAAACAGTCAGGTAAAGCAACTGAAAAAGGCTAAAGGTTGAAAAAGACTAAAGATTGttcttaattttgcttttccttaagctcAGCCCCAAAACGCATGCTTGATGGATCCATTTTGTGGGGAACACTGTACCTTTTCAGACTGGAAGTGTTGTAAAGAAACAGCAGAGTTCagctgtgatactgtgattagtGGTGAAGAGGACCTGTTTAGTGCTAGCTTTCAAACTGGCTGTCCTCGAGAGATAGTTATTGACTGGAAATTGCTTaacatatatttgttttaaagactTGACTGATGCCTACCACACAGGACCTCAGATGAGCCTGGATTCTCCTCCTTCTACCAACACCTCTCCTGTAACTTCTAGAGGCTGGCATAGCTTTGCTAATCCAGTGAAGAGAGGTGGCACAGCTGATAGAATCTACTCCACTGGAGTTTGGCATCTAAATCATCCAAGTGCTGGTCATGCAAAACCAGGGAAACCTCATAAAGCAGTGAATCTGAGACAGCTCTTCTCTCGCATGGAGAACAGTGCTTTTTAGGggtttatttaaatacaaaggGACCTCCCTTGAAACTTATAATGCATGGCTTGTCTATTAGGGGTAATCTATCCAGAATTCATTGCACTTACTTTGGGACAGGAGAACAAGGAGTATGTCACTGTGCCTCAGCTGTCTGGCAGGCAGCCACCCTTCTGCACATCTCCAATACAGCAAGGAAAGTAAGCAGAGAAAACCTATTCCAGGATAAATTGGAGCAAAAGTGCAAACATCAACTC is a window of Columba livia isolate bColLiv1 breed racing homer chromosome 3, bColLiv1.pat.W.v2, whole genome shotgun sequence DNA encoding:
- the DSTN gene encoding destrin isoform X1, whose product is MASGVQVADEVCRIFYDMKVRKCSTPEEIKKRKKAVIFCLSPDKKCIIVEEGKEILVGDVGVTVTDPFKHFVQMLPEKDCRYALYDASFETKESKKEELMFFLWAPEQAPLKSKMIYASSKDAIKKKFQGIKHECQANGPEDLNRACIAEKLGGSLVVAFEGSPV
- the DSTN gene encoding destrin isoform X2, yielding MKVRKCSTPEEIKKRKKAVIFCLSPDKKCIIVEEGKEILVGDVGVTVTDPFKHFVQMLPEKDCRYALYDASFETKESKKEELMFFLWAPEQAPLKSKMIYASSKDAIKKKFQGIKHECQANGPEDLNRACIAEKLGGSLVVAFEGSPV